Proteins encoded by one window of Lathyrus oleraceus cultivar Zhongwan6 chromosome 1, CAAS_Psat_ZW6_1.0, whole genome shotgun sequence:
- the LOC127095683 gene encoding uncharacterized protein LOC127095683, translating into MGLRLEEGVREGRLREGGSAENSINYGNGLPKNKEHDANAISQEKRMRLPRNNQPHYHVEFVTPVINSAPIVQAAPSYQSCFQQRTNQQNRAQRPTKFDPIPVTYTELFPALIQKNLVQIRTPPAAPKELLWWYKPDKHYAFYQGTPSHDIENCFTLKAEVRRLIQSGILSFEDSSPNVQANLLPKHGNTTVNIVEGCPRKYIVFDVNLIIRSLVEMHATLCQLSYYEHDHASCHVCSGDPRGCVVVKNELQEMLDQNLIRVIRDRNEDKHEVNVIVPHFNLQKPTVIAYDGQKTGVSPFVIRLAGHTPYESDTVVPYKYNATMMKDDKEVPIPAFSSVVNIVDVSGVTRSGRIFAAAAPKRTEDMIENSTQEKTYVIQVIQSSSWN; encoded by the coding sequence ATGGGCTTGAGATTGGAAGAAGGTGTTCGTGAAGGACGATTGAGAGAAGGTGGTTCGGCCGAGAATTCCATAAATTATGGGAATGGGTTACCCAAGAACAAAGAACACGATGCTAACGCTATCTCGCAAGAGAAACGTATGAGACTTCCAAGGAACAATCAACCTCATTATCATGTGGAGTTTGTAACTCCAGTTATTAATTCCGCTCCAATCGTTCAAGCAGCACCGAGCTATCAGTCGTGTTTTCAGCAACGTACAAATCAACAAAATCGTGCCCAGAGGCCTACAAAATTTGACCCAATTCCAGTGACTTATACAGAGTTATTTCCTGCTTTAATTCAGAAGAATTTGGTGCAAATAAGAACTCCACCAGCTGCTCCGAAAGAGCTTTtatggtggtataagcctgacaAACATTATGCATTCTACCAAGGAACACCTagtcatgatattgagaattgtttcACTTTGAAAGCTGAGGTAAGAAGGTTAATACAAAGTGGTATTTTGTCATTTGAAGATTCTAGTCCCAATGTACAAGCTAATTTGTTGCCCAAACATGGCAATACAACTGTGAACATAGTCGAAGGATGTCCAAGAAAGTACATAGTTTTTGACGTCAATCTAATCATAAGATCCTTGGTTGAAATGCACGCTACTTTATGTCAATTGAGctattatgagcatgaccatgcttCTTGCCATGTTTGTTCTGGAGATCCCCGAGGATGTGTTGTTGTAAAAAACGAATTACAAGAAATGTTGGATCAAAACCTTATTCGGGTTATAAGGGATAGAAATGAAGATAAGCATGAGGTGAATGTCATAGTTCCACATTTCAATCTCCAGAAACCGACTGTGATTGCTTATGATGGTCAAAAGACTGGTGTTTCTCCGTTCGTTATTCGTTTGGCGGGTCATACGCCTTACGAGTCTGATACAGTTGTACCTTAcaagtataatgctactatgatGAAAGACGACAAAGAAGTGCCTATTCCTGCTTTCTCGTCTGTTGTGAACATCGTCGATGTAAGTGgtgtgacccgaagtggtcggATATTTGCTGCTGCGGCTCCTAAGAGAACTGAAGATATGATAGAGAATTCAACTCAAGAGAAAACTTATGTTATACAAGTCATTCAATCCAGCAGTTGGAATTAG